In Mobula hypostoma chromosome 11, sMobHyp1.1, whole genome shotgun sequence, the following are encoded in one genomic region:
- the LOC134354421 gene encoding ubinuclein-2-like isoform X1 — protein sequence MLLYLLVSLLGISVLLAIALYLIRGRSHSQQLPEVSRLDAEQDLMQSNIVFGNVSGKVETPDSSEVFNELVTFQSSLGDDHSLLLRRSKQRSLLSRLKLSTFKSKKAEWSQGSKAAPERSMADLSSLGESVTSLTQVPAPVGPGEKAADRSKSLKPPPATTIPLPEVEVTQIPAPTRRSDEGSPTQLERNVVKPEEMVIKPETTVVKPPPLPEAVPPVQPLPPFRQTIPPRKGRGRQPVPRPRRNLEEIGRLMSGKMEKQQMVNEYPSDQQGRSEEDRKTTTSKVSEQMEKRIPKERKKLGKKSKGHPRLRTKPSTMLSVGGTDLWSDHTQSGTSQVPEAGSDVESETNFEMWVTQLEAPQSPKFSEERAQLAQPSKAKSKAEGKRKVKTSTRTAKAGPKERTTQP from the exons ATGCTGTTGTATCTACTCGTCAGCCTGCTGGGGATCAGTGTG CTCTTGGCCATCGCCCTCTACCTGATCAGAGGTCGGTCCCATTCCCAACAGCTTCCCGAGGTGTCCCGGCTGGATGCTGAACAGGATCTCATGCAGTCAAATATTGTGTTTGG CAACGTATCGGGAAAAGTGGAAACACCAGATTCTAGTGAGGTGTTTAATGAGTTGGTCACATTTCAG TCTTCATTAGGTGACGATCACTCTTTGCTGCTGCGAAGATCgaaacagcgttccctcctctcACGGCTCAAGCTGTCCACATTCAAATCAAAGAAAG CCGAGTGGAGCCAAGGGTCCAAGGCTGCCCCCGAGAGGAGCATGGCTGACCTTTCCTCACTGGGAGAATCGGTGACCTCGCTGACCCAGGTTCCTGCCCCAGTCGGTCcgggtgagaaag CAGCAGATAGGAGCAAGAGTCTGAAGCCTCCTCCAGCAACGACCATTCCCTTGCCGGAGGTGGAGGTGACCCAGATCCCAGCACCGACTCGCCGCAGTGATGAGGGGTCCCCCACCCAGCTGGAGAGAAACGTGGTCAAGCCGGAGGAAATGGTGATCAAACCAGAGACAACTGTGGTCAAGCCCCCACCACTCCCTGAGGCGGTCCCCCCTGTACAGCCGTTGCCGCCAttccgtcagaccatccctccGAGGAAGGGCAGGGGCCGCCAGCCTGTCCCTCGGCCCCGAAGGAATCTGGAGGAAATTGGCAGGCTGATGAGCGGCAAAATGGAAAAGCAACAG ATGGTGAATGAATATCCCAGTGATCAACAGGGTCGCTCAGAGGA GGACAGGAAAACAACAACGTCAAAGGTGTCAGAACAGATGGAGAAG AGAATCCCAAAGGAACGCAAGAAACTGGGGAAAAAGAGCAAAGGTCATCCAAGGTTACGGACCAAGCCCAGCACGATGCTCAGTGTCGGTGGAACGGACCTGTGGTCAG ACCACACCCAATCTGGCACATCGCAGGTTCCTGAGGCTGGATCCGACGTGGAGTCAGAGACCAATTTCGAGATGTGGGTGACGCAGCTCGAGGCCCCGCAGAGTCCAAAGTTCAGTGAGGAGCGGGCTCAGCTAGCCCAGCCGAGCAAG gccaagtccaaAGCTGAGGGCAAACGTAAAGTGAAGACTTCCACCCGCACAGCAAAAGCAGG GCCGAAGGAACGTACAACCCAGCCTTGA
- the LOC134354421 gene encoding ubinuclein-2-like isoform X2, with product MLLYLLVSLLGISVLLAIALYLIRGRSHSQQLPEVSRLDAEQDLMQSNIVFGNVSGKVETPDSSEVFNELVTFQSSLGDDHSLLLRRSKQRSLLSRLKLSTFKSKKAEWSQGSKAAPERSMADLSSLGESVTSLTQVPAPVGPGEKADRSKSLKPPPATTIPLPEVEVTQIPAPTRRSDEGSPTQLERNVVKPEEMVIKPETTVVKPPPLPEAVPPVQPLPPFRQTIPPRKGRGRQPVPRPRRNLEEIGRLMSGKMEKQQMVNEYPSDQQGRSEEDRKTTTSKVSEQMEKRIPKERKKLGKKSKGHPRLRTKPSTMLSVGGTDLWSDHTQSGTSQVPEAGSDVESETNFEMWVTQLEAPQSPKFSEERAQLAQPSKAKSKAEGKRKVKTSTRTAKAGPKERTTQP from the exons ATGCTGTTGTATCTACTCGTCAGCCTGCTGGGGATCAGTGTG CTCTTGGCCATCGCCCTCTACCTGATCAGAGGTCGGTCCCATTCCCAACAGCTTCCCGAGGTGTCCCGGCTGGATGCTGAACAGGATCTCATGCAGTCAAATATTGTGTTTGG CAACGTATCGGGAAAAGTGGAAACACCAGATTCTAGTGAGGTGTTTAATGAGTTGGTCACATTTCAG TCTTCATTAGGTGACGATCACTCTTTGCTGCTGCGAAGATCgaaacagcgttccctcctctcACGGCTCAAGCTGTCCACATTCAAATCAAAGAAAG CCGAGTGGAGCCAAGGGTCCAAGGCTGCCCCCGAGAGGAGCATGGCTGACCTTTCCTCACTGGGAGAATCGGTGACCTCGCTGACCCAGGTTCCTGCCCCAGTCGGTCcgggtgagaaag CAGATAGGAGCAAGAGTCTGAAGCCTCCTCCAGCAACGACCATTCCCTTGCCGGAGGTGGAGGTGACCCAGATCCCAGCACCGACTCGCCGCAGTGATGAGGGGTCCCCCACCCAGCTGGAGAGAAACGTGGTCAAGCCGGAGGAAATGGTGATCAAACCAGAGACAACTGTGGTCAAGCCCCCACCACTCCCTGAGGCGGTCCCCCCTGTACAGCCGTTGCCGCCAttccgtcagaccatccctccGAGGAAGGGCAGGGGCCGCCAGCCTGTCCCTCGGCCCCGAAGGAATCTGGAGGAAATTGGCAGGCTGATGAGCGGCAAAATGGAAAAGCAACAG ATGGTGAATGAATATCCCAGTGATCAACAGGGTCGCTCAGAGGA GGACAGGAAAACAACAACGTCAAAGGTGTCAGAACAGATGGAGAAG AGAATCCCAAAGGAACGCAAGAAACTGGGGAAAAAGAGCAAAGGTCATCCAAGGTTACGGACCAAGCCCAGCACGATGCTCAGTGTCGGTGGAACGGACCTGTGGTCAG ACCACACCCAATCTGGCACATCGCAGGTTCCTGAGGCTGGATCCGACGTGGAGTCAGAGACCAATTTCGAGATGTGGGTGACGCAGCTCGAGGCCCCGCAGAGTCCAAAGTTCAGTGAGGAGCGGGCTCAGCTAGCCCAGCCGAGCAAG gccaagtccaaAGCTGAGGGCAAACGTAAAGTGAAGACTTCCACCCGCACAGCAAAAGCAGG GCCGAAGGAACGTACAACCCAGCCTTGA